A stretch of Desulfotalea psychrophila LSv54 DNA encodes these proteins:
- a CDS encoding autotransporter family protein, with protein MRKTKLYLALASLILATPAHSYETITVGNFEAQLLAPGESAYAIGAKASGAGYTEDYRETVTGAEAWTQGHRDAISRSLQTLEQSFAMGNPNRKMQIAFTLEKGEYLGMSLGTLIFDQAQQNIIATGELLLRNNIPTNNVLGSVDDIIIMFTSVPLHYGPEAPGHGQYDFQATVTHEILHAMGIMNGNARDGGYPNGMTRWDSLLKDVYGGTPAPGNPLPISTIGKLGTVFWTGAAANATYGGAVPIQTFTNAYREGSSLAHPAPPGELMSYMGSPLDAPRAPNKLLLDMYRDMGWNINDAYYNSFGPTYYSNASHISNTNDFATSHSYTYAMYVNGNYNLIDQSGNLKTTKEQSNALYVYGNGNKIRVNGTQSADANYSHALYAFGIKNQIFIEGEGTLTAKGAGSVGLLLFGFDNSIFHSGTILASDEATAIRIDNHRATWGYRLNTSLHLQTGSKIVGDIINTDSTKAADMTFGRKYASDGSYSPDPNFNFSYNDEIRGDWNYDFHSGTVTFANTLNQHEGTILTGNGSIIGDVDSAGIIAPGNSIGKLTINGNLSQTSSSDLQIEFGDGGYDQLVVSGTAHLDGSLSLIPIGYLTPGTHQFINAGALAGNFATVNNFSSSILQTSASSFNPSNFNLVRNSYASVSESQQQSLASSFDRARPTASGDMADTLNLMDLMNLTDIRQAADDFSPYFYNSVTTAILENIRTRSTFLQNKIRGDETDRQSPLWFSGYGGTTQYDKTVTSNDFKTKYSGFMLGFDRQFASGFQLGAAGAFTDFSFKEKATTSKARGSVYDGYLYGSWSPQANNAFYLQSTLGIGLTDSKTNRNIPFLDRTATSDHDAIHYSAFLGGGYKQQIGNWSLEPRAGLEYINLDEDGCTEYGAGAASLAINSKDSDALVSSLGVEISRTIELNNGSLVPSFRADWFHNFSAKGENTIATLQSGESFSVDGRTASENALELALGLRVLVSNKLHGYFEYQYTFADN; from the coding sequence ATGCGCAAAACAAAATTATACCTAGCTCTTGCCAGCTTAATTCTGGCCACCCCAGCCCACTCCTATGAAACAATTACTGTTGGCAATTTTGAAGCACAACTTCTTGCACCTGGAGAATCAGCATACGCCATAGGAGCAAAAGCCAGTGGAGCTGGTTATACAGAAGATTATCGAGAAACGGTAACAGGAGCCGAAGCGTGGACCCAGGGACATAGGGATGCTATTAGCAGAAGCCTGCAAACACTAGAACAGAGTTTTGCCATGGGCAACCCAAATAGAAAAATGCAAATTGCCTTTACCTTAGAGAAAGGGGAATATCTCGGGATGTCACTTGGCACCCTAATTTTCGACCAAGCTCAGCAGAATATTATCGCAACAGGAGAGTTGCTTCTGCGTAATAATATCCCTACAAACAATGTCCTAGGTAGCGTAGACGATATTATCATAATGTTCACCTCAGTTCCTCTGCATTACGGCCCTGAGGCTCCTGGCCACGGCCAATATGACTTCCAAGCAACGGTAACCCACGAAATACTCCATGCCATGGGTATTATGAATGGTAATGCCAGAGATGGAGGGTACCCAAATGGGATGACAAGATGGGATTCCTTGTTAAAAGATGTTTATGGTGGCACTCCAGCTCCAGGGAATCCCCTTCCTATTAGCACTATTGGTAAACTAGGTACTGTTTTTTGGACTGGCGCAGCTGCCAACGCTACCTATGGAGGAGCTGTCCCCATACAGACTTTTACAAATGCATATAGGGAAGGTAGCTCCCTTGCCCATCCAGCCCCTCCAGGAGAATTGATGTCCTATATGGGGAGTCCTTTAGATGCTCCAAGAGCGCCGAACAAGCTCCTGCTTGATATGTACCGAGATATGGGCTGGAATATAAATGATGCCTACTATAATAGTTTTGGCCCCACCTATTACAGCAACGCTAGCCACATAAGCAATACGAATGACTTCGCCACAAGCCATAGTTATACCTACGCTATGTACGTTAATGGCAATTATAATCTTATTGACCAGAGTGGTAATTTAAAAACAACGAAGGAGCAATCGAACGCCCTATATGTATATGGAAATGGAAACAAAATTAGAGTGAACGGCACACAGTCTGCCGATGCAAATTACTCCCACGCACTCTACGCTTTTGGTATAAAAAACCAGATATTTATAGAAGGCGAGGGGACTCTGACCGCAAAAGGAGCTGGTTCTGTTGGTCTTTTACTTTTTGGTTTTGATAACTCCATTTTTCACTCTGGAACTATCCTGGCGAGTGATGAAGCAACAGCTATTAGGATTGACAATCATCGGGCTACCTGGGGATACCGCCTGAATACATCACTGCACCTCCAAACCGGATCAAAGATAGTTGGGGATATTATTAACACTGACTCTACGAAGGCGGCAGATATGACCTTTGGTCGTAAATATGCCAGTGATGGGAGCTATAGCCCTGACCCTAATTTCAATTTTTCCTACAATGATGAGATACGAGGGGATTGGAATTATGACTTTCATAGTGGTACGGTAACATTTGCCAATACACTCAATCAGCATGAAGGTACAATATTAACAGGTAATGGTTCAATTATTGGTGATGTTGATAGCGCGGGTATTATCGCCCCGGGTAATTCTATTGGCAAACTAACAATTAACGGAAATCTTAGCCAAACCAGTAGTTCGGATTTACAGATAGAATTTGGTGACGGTGGCTACGATCAGCTTGTGGTGAGCGGTACAGCTCATCTTGACGGCTCACTTTCATTAATCCCCATTGGTTATCTTACTCCGGGTACCCATCAATTCATCAATGCAGGTGCCCTTGCCGGTAACTTTGCCACTGTAAATAACTTTTCCAGCAGTATCCTGCAAACATCAGCTTCCAGTTTCAATCCCAGCAATTTTAATCTAGTGCGCAATAGTTACGCATCAGTAAGTGAAAGCCAGCAGCAAAGTCTAGCCAGTTCTTTTGATAGAGCTCGACCGACTGCAAGCGGAGATATGGCAGATACTCTCAATCTGATGGATCTGATGAATCTTACCGATATCAGGCAGGCAGCAGACGATTTTTCGCCTTATTTCTACAACTCTGTTACCACAGCAATTTTAGAAAACATCAGAACAAGATCAACTTTCTTGCAAAACAAGATAAGAGGAGATGAGACAGATCGTCAATCGCCACTCTGGTTCTCGGGCTACGGCGGTACTACCCAGTACGACAAGACAGTCACCAGCAACGATTTTAAAACCAAATATTCCGGTTTTATGCTGGGCTTTGACAGACAATTTGCATCTGGATTTCAGCTAGGAGCCGCAGGCGCTTTCACTGATTTTTCTTTCAAGGAAAAAGCCACCACCAGCAAGGCAAGGGGTTCTGTTTATGATGGCTATCTTTACGGTTCATGGTCACCACAGGCAAATAATGCGTTCTACCTGCAATCAACTCTAGGCATTGGCCTTACTGACTCTAAAACCAATCGGAATATACCCTTTCTAGATAGAACAGCCACTAGCGACCACGATGCAATCCATTACTCTGCCTTTCTTGGCGGTGGTTACAAACAGCAGATAGGCAATTGGTCTCTTGAGCCACGGGCAGGGCTTGAGTACATCAATCTTGATGAAGACGGCTGCACAGAATATGGAGCAGGAGCCGCCTCCCTTGCTATCAACTCAAAAGATTCCGAC